In a genomic window of Nodosilinea sp. E11:
- a CDS encoding EAL domain-containing protein, whose product MTDDWPPSCPYALTPLVSDRNAEPVNSQMVTFQASEQHFQAVLKTMALAGLVVDPEGTILLCNDYLLSLTGWQRHEVVGGNWLDLFIPLEDQQPLRVLFEAAMARGESIAQHEHEIVTRSGDRRLMAWNNTLRTHPDGTVHSMTSIGQDITNQRRAEQLSQASEARLRQFTTNLPGGLICHVSCPSGVEEIVYISQGCAELWELSVEQLHAQPHLLWEAIHLGDRSRLQSLLHQSAVSLAPWFGEWRIVAPSGRQKWLQGMGRLARLADNRIAWDTMVLDVSDRKQAEQVLVHTSQQMQAFIDNTPALVSLFDATGRYLRVNQATADQFGLSPEEMAGQQFADLLPPSAHNTFMQRVQQIVATQTPITVKDSLYLEGQRKVFSSVLFPVSTGEDGILILGSVATDVTPLVDAQEALRRQAKEERLIRTITQHIHQSLDLDQILQTTVSEIRQFLQTDRVLIYRLNPNGSGTMVVEAVLPPWTAILGKTIEDTCLINNPTLVEQYRQGRTHHTDTVHGASINPCYRDLLVGFQVQANLVVPINCGGDLWGLLCVHHCRGPRQWQPKEISLASQLADQVAIALQQSQLLTQTAVLAQQEKLLNDIISAISDSSDLAALLQRTADKMLHTFNASRSMVILCQSTDTELEHTATATVSGYQDLKHQVIPIEGNPHAQKILAEEAPVVVDDVTQSPDLAPMLPLAQSLEIGAILAVSIRYRGVVKGILSVHQCAGPRVWSEAEIKLIKRLADHLAIAIHQAELYAQAQTELAERKRLEAQLRYDASHDRLTGLPNRVLFTERLTDALALLHERCHQHPGLSDSTLADRLPSDLEAECCSQQFAVLFLDLDRFKVINDSLGHAIGDQLLQVVAQRLQTCLRPVDVAARLGGDEFVVLLTDLSDATVAIHLAQRIHAILEAPVLLEGHEVFVHASIGIALSANTYTDPNQVLRDADIAMYKAKGSNREYAIFNAPMHTLVVQQMELENDLRRALERDELRLHYQPIIDLATSQVQGFEALVRWQHPRRGLVSPLEFIPMAENTGLITLLDLWTLNEACRQLSQWRDRFAHSRQLALNVNLSGKQFVRPDLIQQIDAALARNGIQGQHLKIEITESVLIQNAQLAIDLLKQLRQRHIQVCMDDFGTGYSSLSYLHRFPIDILKIDKSFITNLHSPNPCPGDYEIVKAILSLATSLNLSVVAEGIETVEQMRYLQMNHCQGGQGYYFSKPMAVAAATEFIAQLKPAAISVDAAYPEPSGLIYSKSEWHNPDAQAANP is encoded by the coding sequence ATGACCGATGACTGGCCACCAAGTTGCCCCTATGCTTTAACGCCTCTTGTCAGCGATCGCAATGCAGAGCCGGTCAATAGCCAAATGGTTACTTTTCAGGCATCAGAACAACATTTTCAAGCCGTACTTAAGACTATGGCCCTAGCTGGGCTAGTCGTTGATCCTGAAGGCACAATTTTGCTCTGCAATGACTACCTGTTGAGTCTCACAGGGTGGCAGCGCCACGAGGTGGTTGGGGGCAACTGGCTGGACTTGTTTATTCCTCTCGAAGACCAGCAGCCCTTGCGGGTATTGTTTGAAGCCGCCATGGCTCGGGGTGAAAGCATCGCTCAGCACGAACATGAAATTGTCACCCGCAGTGGCGATCGCCGCCTGATGGCCTGGAACAACACCCTACGGACTCACCCAGACGGCACTGTTCACAGCATGACCAGCATTGGTCAAGACATTACCAATCAGCGCCGGGCTGAACAGCTCTCCCAAGCCAGCGAAGCGCGACTGCGGCAGTTTACGACCAACTTGCCGGGAGGTCTCATTTGCCACGTTTCCTGCCCTTCAGGAGTAGAGGAGATTGTATACATCAGCCAGGGGTGTGCTGAGCTTTGGGAATTGTCGGTTGAGCAACTTCATGCGCAGCCCCATCTGCTGTGGGAGGCTATTCATCTGGGCGATCGCAGTAGATTGCAGAGCCTACTGCACCAGTCTGCTGTGTCCCTAGCCCCCTGGTTTGGCGAATGGCGCATTGTTGCGCCCTCGGGGCGGCAAAAGTGGCTCCAGGGTATGGGGCGATTGGCTCGTCTGGCTGACAACCGCATCGCCTGGGATACGATGGTGCTCGATGTGAGCGATCGCAAACAGGCCGAGCAGGTGTTAGTCCACACCAGTCAGCAGATGCAGGCCTTTATCGACAACACCCCGGCCCTGGTTAGCCTGTTTGATGCCACTGGGCGCTACCTGCGCGTTAACCAAGCCACCGCTGACCAATTTGGCCTCAGCCCTGAGGAAATGGCTGGCCAGCAGTTTGCCGATCTGCTGCCGCCCTCGGCTCACAACACCTTTATGCAGCGGGTGCAGCAGATTGTGGCCACCCAAACCCCCATCACCGTTAAAGATTCGCTGTATCTAGAGGGACAGCGCAAGGTGTTTAGCTCGGTGCTATTTCCGGTCAGCACTGGGGAAGATGGCATTTTAATCTTGGGTTCAGTCGCGACCGACGTCACTCCCCTGGTTGACGCTCAAGAGGCCCTGCGCCGCCAGGCCAAAGAAGAACGCCTGATTCGCACCATTACTCAGCACATTCATCAATCGCTAGATCTCGACCAAATTTTGCAGACTACGGTATCTGAGATCAGGCAGTTTTTACAAACCGATCGGGTGCTGATCTATCGTTTGAACCCCAATGGTAGTGGCACCATGGTCGTCGAAGCGGTGCTGCCGCCTTGGACCGCTATCCTCGGCAAGACGATTGAAGATACCTGCTTGATCAACAACCCCACCCTGGTAGAACAGTATCGTCAGGGGCGCACCCACCACACCGACACGGTTCATGGGGCTAGCATTAACCCCTGCTATCGCGATTTGCTGGTGGGGTTTCAAGTGCAGGCCAACCTGGTGGTGCCGATCAACTGCGGCGGCGACCTGTGGGGGCTGCTGTGTGTGCATCACTGTCGCGGCCCTCGGCAGTGGCAGCCCAAGGAAATTTCTCTGGCCAGCCAACTCGCTGACCAGGTTGCGATTGCTCTCCAGCAGAGTCAGTTATTGACTCAAACTGCTGTGCTGGCCCAGCAAGAAAAGCTGCTCAACGATATCATTAGCGCCATTAGCGACAGCTCAGATTTGGCGGCCCTGCTACAACGGACCGCTGACAAGATGTTGCATACCTTTAACGCTAGCCGCAGCATGGTGATTCTCTGTCAGAGCACCGATACCGAACTGGAGCATACCGCCACCGCCACCGTCTCTGGCTACCAAGATCTTAAACATCAGGTGATTCCGATTGAGGGCAATCCCCACGCCCAGAAAATCTTAGCTGAGGAAGCGCCAGTGGTGGTCGATGACGTGACCCAATCACCTGATTTGGCCCCCATGCTGCCCCTGGCCCAGTCGCTAGAAATTGGGGCTATTTTAGCCGTTTCTATCCGCTATCGGGGCGTTGTCAAAGGTATTCTCAGCGTGCACCAGTGCGCTGGCCCCCGCGTCTGGAGTGAGGCTGAAATCAAGCTGATTAAGCGCCTGGCCGATCATTTGGCGATCGCCATTCACCAGGCCGAATTATATGCCCAGGCTCAGACCGAGCTAGCTGAACGCAAACGTCTCGAAGCACAACTCCGCTACGATGCCTCCCACGATCGCCTCACCGGCCTGCCCAATCGAGTTCTGTTTACAGAACGGTTGACCGATGCCCTGGCGCTGCTACACGAGCGTTGCCATCAACATCCTGGCCTCAGCGATTCAACCTTGGCAGATCGCCTACCCTCCGACCTTGAAGCCGAGTGCTGCTCTCAGCAATTTGCGGTGCTGTTTTTAGATCTAGATCGCTTTAAGGTAATCAACGATAGTCTCGGTCATGCCATTGGCGACCAGCTCCTGCAGGTGGTGGCCCAGCGGCTACAAACCTGCTTGCGCCCGGTAGATGTAGCGGCCCGTTTGGGGGGTGACGAGTTTGTGGTGTTGCTGACTGACCTCAGCGATGCCACCGTAGCGATTCACCTGGCTCAGCGAATTCATGCCATTCTCGAAGCCCCCGTGCTGTTGGAGGGCCATGAGGTGTTTGTGCATGCCAGCATTGGTATTGCCCTCAGCGCTAATACCTACACTGACCCCAACCAGGTGCTGCGCGACGCCGACATCGCCATGTACAAAGCCAAGGGCAGCAACCGTGAGTACGCCATCTTTAACGCCCCCATGCACACCCTAGTGGTGCAGCAAATGGAGTTGGAAAACGACCTGCGCCGCGCTCTCGAACGCGATGAACTGCGGCTGCATTACCAACCCATTATTGACTTGGCCACCAGCCAGGTGCAGGGGTTTGAGGCCCTAGTGCGCTGGCAACATCCTCGGCGAGGGCTGGTGTCGCCTCTCGAGTTTATTCCCATGGCCGAGAATACTGGGTTGATTACCCTGCTTGATCTGTGGACCTTGAATGAAGCCTGTCGTCAGCTCAGCCAGTGGCGCGATCGCTTTGCCCACAGCCGTCAGCTGGCCTTAAATGTCAACCTTTCCGGCAAGCAGTTTGTGCGCCCTGACCTGATTCAGCAGATCGACGCCGCCTTGGCCCGCAACGGTATCCAGGGGCAGCACCTCAAGATTGAAATTACCGAGAGCGTGCTGATTCAAAATGCTCAGCTGGCGATCGATCTGCTCAAGCAGCTGCGTCAGCGCCACATTCAGGTATGTATGGATGACTTTGGCACCGGCTATTCGTCGCTGAGCTACTTGCACCGCTTTCCCATCGACATTCTCAAAATTGATAAGTCGTTTATCACCAATTTGCACAGCCCGAACCCCTGTCCGGGTGACTACGAAATTGTCAAAGCGATTCTGAGTTTGGCTACTAGCCTGAATCTCTCGGTGGTGGCTGAAGGTATCGAGACCGTCGAACAAATGCGTTATCTGCAAATGAACCATTGCCAGGGGGGGCAGGGTTACTATTTCTCGAAGCCCATGGCCGTAGCCGCCGCCACAGAGTTCATTGCTCAACTCAAGCCAGCGGCGATCTCAGTGGATGCCGCTTACCCTGAGCCTTCTGGGCTGATTTATAGCAAATCCGAATGGCATAACCCCGATGCTCAAGCAGCCAACCCGTAG
- a CDS encoding DUF423 domain-containing protein, producing MTLERLWIAIAAVLGGTAVAAGAFATHALKPQLSDRLLAVFETAARYQMYHALALLLVVLIRSQGLGASGWLTAAGWAFIAGTAVFSGSLYALALSGQTILGAVAPVGGAALIAGWSCLLAAGLLGAAKS from the coding sequence ATGACCTTAGAACGACTGTGGATAGCGATCGCAGCAGTGCTCGGCGGCACCGCCGTAGCGGCTGGAGCCTTTGCGACCCATGCCCTCAAGCCCCAACTCAGCGATCGCCTGCTGGCAGTGTTTGAAACCGCCGCTCGCTATCAGATGTATCATGCCCTGGCTCTGCTACTAGTGGTCCTGATTCGCAGCCAGGGGCTGGGTGCTTCGGGCTGGTTGACCGCCGCAGGCTGGGCTTTTATTGCCGGTACAGCCGTGTTTTCGGGCAGTCTCTATGCCCTGGCCCTGAGCGGACAGACCATTTTGGGCGCTGTAGCCCCGGTGGGCGGCGCAGCACTGATCGCAGGGTGGAGCTGCCTGCTGGCAGCCGGTCTGCTAGGAGCAGCGAAGTCCTAA
- a CDS encoding fructosamine kinase family protein: MWTAIAQHISAKTGQAFTIQERRSVSGGCINQAYQINDGAQAFFIKLNQASQVAMFEAEALGLSEMYDSQTIRVPKPLCWGTVDGSAYIVMEWLDLGGSGEAWGPMGSALAAMHRVTSDQGFGWRQTNTIGATPQPNPWTETWLEFYREQRLRHQFRLAGRRGGRFPRQHELLMALPDLLASHHPAPALVHGDLWSGNAAVTAEGEPVILDPATYYGDREVDLAMTELFGRFPEAFYRAYNAAYPLEGGYATRKILYNLYHVINHFNLFGGSYEAQANRMIDQLLR, from the coding sequence ATGTGGACTGCGATCGCTCAGCATATCAGCGCCAAAACCGGGCAAGCCTTCACCATTCAAGAACGGCGATCGGTGAGTGGTGGGTGCATTAACCAGGCCTACCAGATCAACGACGGTGCCCAGGCGTTTTTTATCAAGCTCAACCAGGCATCGCAGGTAGCTATGTTTGAGGCCGAAGCCCTGGGCCTCAGCGAGATGTATGATAGCCAGACGATTCGGGTGCCCAAACCCCTGTGCTGGGGCACCGTAGATGGTTCAGCCTATATCGTGATGGAATGGCTCGACCTGGGCGGCAGTGGCGAGGCCTGGGGGCCGATGGGCAGCGCTCTAGCTGCTATGCACCGGGTCACGAGCGACCAAGGCTTTGGCTGGCGGCAAACTAACACCATTGGGGCTACCCCCCAGCCCAACCCCTGGACTGAGACCTGGCTGGAGTTTTACCGAGAACAGCGTCTGCGCCACCAGTTTCGCCTGGCGGGTCGTCGCGGCGGGCGGTTTCCGCGACAGCACGAGCTGCTGATGGCGCTCCCCGATTTGTTAGCTAGTCACCACCCAGCTCCAGCCTTGGTGCATGGCGACCTGTGGTCGGGCAATGCGGCAGTGACTGCCGAGGGTGAACCGGTGATTTTAGATCCGGCGACTTACTATGGCGATCGCGAAGTCGATCTGGCCATGACCGAGCTGTTTGGCCGCTTCCCGGAGGCGTTTTATCGCGCTTACAATGCAGCCTACCCCTTAGAGGGAGGCTACGCTACCCGCAAAATTTTGTACAACCTGTATCACGTCATTAACCACTTCAATTTGTTTGGCGGCAGCTACGAAGCCCAGGCCAATCGGATGATCGACCAGCTGCTGCGCTAG
- a CDS encoding ferredoxin-thioredoxin reductase variable chain — translation MNVGERVRIKESVIFYHHPLHRNEAFDAKGLEGTVVNILTDYKGRPISPNFPVQVEFEIEGAKRPMRAHLKKDELETL, via the coding sequence ATGAATGTTGGTGAACGCGTCCGGATCAAAGAATCAGTTATCTTTTATCACCACCCGCTGCACCGCAACGAAGCTTTCGATGCCAAGGGTCTCGAAGGAACTGTGGTGAACATTCTGACCGATTACAAGGGTCGCCCTATCAGCCCCAATTTTCCGGTGCAAGTCGAGTTTGAGATCGAAGGGGCAAAGCGCCCTATGCGGGCTCACCTCAAAAAAGATGAGCTAGAAACCCTGTAG
- the purE gene encoding 5-(carboxyamino)imidazole ribonucleotide mutase — MTISDVGPEVGIIMGSDSDLPTMAAAIEICAEFGVAHEVAIVSAHRTPERMVTYAQTARDRGLKIIIAGAGGAAHLPGMVAALTPLPVIGVPVVSRTMQGLDSLYSIVQMPAGIPVATVAIGNAKNAGLLAVQILACDRPSLLDKIEQYRRDLSASVMTKQNELERLGPQSYLQAHRPPV; from the coding sequence ATGACTATTTCTGACGTTGGTCCCGAAGTTGGCATCATTATGGGTAGCGACTCAGACCTGCCCACCATGGCGGCAGCCATAGAGATCTGCGCTGAGTTTGGGGTAGCCCACGAGGTGGCGATTGTGTCGGCCCACCGCACCCCAGAGCGCATGGTCACCTACGCTCAGACGGCCCGCGATCGCGGGCTCAAGATCATTATTGCTGGCGCAGGTGGGGCGGCCCACCTGCCGGGCATGGTGGCCGCCCTCACCCCGCTGCCGGTAATCGGGGTGCCCGTAGTCAGTCGCACCATGCAGGGACTAGATTCGCTCTACTCAATTGTGCAAATGCCCGCAGGCATTCCAGTTGCTACGGTGGCCATTGGCAACGCCAAAAATGCTGGACTGCTTGCCGTGCAAATCTTGGCCTGCGATCGCCCTTCCCTGCTTGACAAAATAGAGCAATATCGCCGCGATCTGAGTGCATCGGTCATGACCAAGCAAAATGAGCTGGAACGCCTCGGCCCCCAAAGCTACCTGCAAGCCCATCGTCCGCCGGTTTAG
- the bchM gene encoding magnesium protoporphyrin IX methyltransferase: MTATDDKTVVREYFNATGFDRWQRIYGDGEVNKVQLDIRKGHQRTVDTLLGWLNADGNLDGLTCCDAGCGVGSLSIPLAQAGAKVYASDISAKMVEEAQRRAEVTLEGKNLPTFEVKDLEELAGSYHTVICLDVLIHYPQDKMQGMISHLSSLAESRLIMSFAPKTVFYSALKKVGEFFPGPSKATRAYLHREADIIKALEADGWRIERRAMTKTQFYFSRLVEAVKDK, encoded by the coding sequence ATGACTGCCACTGACGATAAGACCGTAGTTCGCGAATATTTTAATGCCACGGGCTTTGACCGCTGGCAGCGTATCTACGGTGATGGCGAAGTCAACAAAGTTCAACTCGATATTCGCAAGGGCCACCAGCGCACGGTAGACACGCTCTTGGGCTGGCTGAATGCCGACGGCAACTTAGATGGGCTGACCTGCTGCGATGCGGGCTGTGGGGTTGGCAGTCTGTCTATTCCTCTAGCTCAGGCCGGGGCTAAGGTTTACGCCAGCGATATCTCCGCCAAAATGGTCGAAGAGGCCCAGCGCCGCGCCGAGGTCACCCTAGAGGGCAAAAACCTGCCGACCTTTGAGGTCAAAGACTTAGAAGAGCTAGCGGGCAGTTACCACACGGTGATTTGTTTAGACGTGCTGATTCACTACCCCCAAGACAAAATGCAGGGCATGATTAGCCACCTGAGTTCCCTAGCTGAGTCGCGGTTGATCATGAGTTTTGCGCCAAAGACGGTGTTTTACAGCGCCCTCAAGAAAGTGGGTGAGTTTTTTCCGGGGCCAAGCAAAGCTACCCGCGCTTACCTGCACCGCGAGGCCGATATTATCAAAGCGCTAGAGGCCGATGGCTGGCGAATTGAGCGTCGCGCCATGACCAAGACCCAGTTCTACTTCTCCCGGCTGGTAGAAGCGGTCAAAGACAAGTAA
- a CDS encoding transporter substrate-binding domain-containing protein: protein MDFTTVHPGQLSIIASDFDARPMSFVQDGERLGYEPAVARALGEVLGLTLAWFDHPPDQFYPTLSTGDYDVVWFSQAITQDRRAWADFTRPYGRFDEAVLVLKASPIRTLSDLAGKRLGTLAGSAPMALAEALPELEWVCFAGAEQTLPNVLSALSQGTVDALVGDALLLLTAEADTTSLRVAFQLPSQHPFGIGVLPGNRELLEALNQALNQLIVDGTLAKLWAQWIPYKPFPF from the coding sequence ATGGATTTCACCACCGTTCACCCGGGTCAGCTTTCGATTATAGCTAGCGATTTTGACGCCCGGCCCATGAGCTTTGTACAAGATGGCGAGCGTCTGGGATACGAGCCCGCCGTTGCCCGCGCCCTCGGCGAGGTGCTGGGCCTCACCCTGGCATGGTTTGACCATCCCCCCGACCAGTTCTACCCTACCCTGAGCACTGGCGACTATGACGTCGTCTGGTTTAGCCAGGCCATCACCCAAGATCGCCGTGCCTGGGCCGACTTTACCCGACCCTACGGTCGTTTTGACGAGGCCGTGCTGGTGCTCAAAGCCAGCCCCATTCGCACCCTCTCAGATCTAGCGGGCAAGCGCCTGGGCACCCTAGCTGGCAGCGCTCCCATGGCCCTAGCCGAAGCCCTACCTGAGCTAGAATGGGTCTGCTTTGCCGGAGCGGAGCAAACCCTACCCAACGTGCTATCGGCCCTCAGCCAGGGCACCGTCGATGCCCTGGTGGGCGACGCGCTGCTGTTGCTCACCGCCGAGGCTGACACCACCAGCCTACGGGTGGCCTTCCAGCTGCCCAGCCAGCACCCGTTTGGCATTGGAGTCCTGCCGGGCAACCGAGAGCTGCTAGAAGCGCTTAACCAGGCGCTCAACCAGCTCATAGTCGACGGCACCCTGGCTAAGCTATGGGCACAGTGGATTCCCTACAAGCCATTTCCCTTCTAG
- a CDS encoding ammonium transporter, which produces MSNLVLRNRSRFRKRSKTGFWDSSVPPFDKAFKRLFSRIGGWAWVACIPLTLAILAIWGVAAQAQEELTVDDLQNTLDNIWVLIAAFLVIFMNAGFGMLETGFCRQKNAVNVLTKNLIVFALATLSFWFVGFSLMFGGGNGWVGWGNFFLGGAPELYGLDSAGGLTKDTFFLFQAAFAGTAATIVSGAVAERIKLVDFIVFSVLLTAIAYPITGHWLWGGGWLAEMGFHDFAGSTIVHSVGGWAALMGAAFLGPRMGKYTAEGQVSALPGHNLSIATLGCLILWLGWFGFNPGSQLAADLAVPYIAVTTNLAAAAGGVAATFTSWALSGKPDLSMTINGILAGLVGVTAGCFVVGYAGAFWIGLVAGILVVFSVGFFDSIKIDDPVGATSVHLVCGIWGTLAVGLFANPNNFTQAGDPDAISGLFYGGGIGQLGAQILGVLSVGLFTVVISSIFWLILKSTMGLRVSAEEEMKGLDIGEHGMEAYSGFLKDTSDMSGVM; this is translated from the coding sequence ATGTCTAACTTAGTGTTGCGTAACCGTTCTAGGTTTCGGAAACGGTCTAAGACCGGCTTCTGGGACTCCAGCGTGCCGCCTTTTGACAAGGCGTTTAAGCGTCTGTTTAGCCGCATTGGCGGCTGGGCTTGGGTAGCCTGTATTCCTCTAACGCTAGCTATTCTGGCCATCTGGGGAGTTGCGGCCCAGGCTCAAGAAGAGCTGACTGTCGATGATCTGCAAAATACCTTAGATAACATCTGGGTACTGATTGCCGCTTTCCTCGTTATTTTCATGAATGCCGGCTTCGGCATGCTAGAGACCGGCTTTTGTCGGCAAAAGAATGCCGTCAACGTGCTGACCAAGAACCTGATCGTTTTTGCTTTGGCCACGTTGTCGTTTTGGTTCGTTGGCTTTTCGCTGATGTTTGGCGGCGGCAACGGCTGGGTTGGCTGGGGCAACTTCTTCCTCGGTGGTGCGCCTGAGCTCTACGGTCTTGATTCTGCTGGTGGCCTCACGAAGGACACGTTCTTTCTGTTTCAAGCCGCCTTTGCGGGCACCGCTGCCACCATTGTGTCGGGGGCTGTGGCTGAGCGCATCAAGCTGGTTGACTTTATTGTCTTTAGCGTTTTACTCACGGCTATTGCCTACCCCATCACTGGCCATTGGCTATGGGGTGGCGGTTGGTTGGCTGAAATGGGCTTCCACGACTTTGCTGGCTCGACCATTGTGCACTCCGTTGGCGGCTGGGCCGCGCTCATGGGCGCTGCATTTCTTGGCCCTCGCATGGGCAAGTACACCGCCGAAGGGCAAGTTAGCGCTCTGCCGGGGCACAACCTCAGCATTGCTACTCTGGGCTGTCTAATTCTTTGGTTGGGCTGGTTTGGGTTTAACCCCGGCTCTCAACTAGCAGCAGACTTGGCCGTTCCCTACATTGCAGTCACGACCAACCTTGCAGCAGCAGCTGGTGGTGTGGCCGCCACCTTTACCTCCTGGGCTCTCAGCGGCAAGCCTGACCTATCGATGACGATCAACGGCATTCTGGCTGGTCTCGTAGGCGTTACTGCTGGCTGCTTTGTTGTGGGTTACGCCGGTGCTTTCTGGATTGGCTTGGTGGCAGGCATCCTGGTGGTGTTCTCGGTGGGCTTCTTTGACAGCATCAAAATTGATGACCCCGTGGGCGCTACCTCCGTGCACCTGGTGTGCGGCATCTGGGGCACCCTGGCTGTAGGTCTGTTTGCTAATCCCAACAACTTCACCCAAGCGGGTGATCCTGATGCGATCAGCGGCCTGTTTTACGGCGGTGGTATTGGCCAGCTAGGAGCTCAAATCCTCGGCGTTCTGTCGGTTGGGTTGTTTACCGTAGTAATTTCCAGCATTTTCTGGCTAATCCTCAAGTCCACCATGGGCCTGCGGGTAAGTGCCGAAGAAGAAATGAAGGGTCTGGATATTGGCGAACACGGCATGGAAGCCTACAGCGGTTTCCTGAAAGACACCAGCGATATGAGCGGTGTGATGTAG
- a CDS encoding pitrilysin family protein yields MALLAATADLPSRLVSPTIRRLPNGLTVIAEQMPLDVVNLSLWLRVGSAVESDAINGMAHFLEHMIFKGTQQLQCGEFERRVEDRGAFTNAATSQDYTQYYVTTAPQDFAALAPLQIQMVMAPRLSDEDFERERPVILEEIRRADDNPRRRNYARTMELVFERLPYHRPVLGPAAVVEGLTAQQMREFHSTWYQPQSMTAIAVGNLPVETLIATVAEGFERAMAERATAAAATQSNSMERFKPLLPGDLEPAFTTVQRAVHTDVSLTQARLVMAWRVPGVAQLDDTYGLDILASILGRGLTSRLVRDLREDRKLVTSISCNNMTLAHQGAFLISAQLPAEHLEVAEAAIAQHIATVTQQRVSSTELRRVQTQVANRFIFANETPSDRAGLYGYYHTLTGDIADGINYPAYIQQLGVDEVLEAAQSHLSSEAYGVLAVHPA; encoded by the coding sequence ATGGCTTTGCTCGCTGCGACCGCTGATCTGCCTTCTCGTCTGGTGTCGCCTACGATTCGCCGTCTGCCCAACGGATTGACCGTGATTGCTGAGCAAATGCCGTTAGATGTGGTCAATCTAAGCCTGTGGCTGCGAGTGGGTTCGGCAGTGGAAAGCGATGCCATCAACGGGATGGCTCACTTTCTAGAGCACATGATCTTCAAGGGCACTCAGCAACTTCAGTGCGGCGAGTTTGAGCGCCGGGTCGAGGATCGAGGGGCCTTTACCAATGCCGCAACCAGCCAAGACTACACCCAGTACTACGTCACTACGGCACCGCAAGATTTTGCCGCTCTAGCACCCCTGCAAATTCAGATGGTGATGGCTCCCCGCCTTAGCGACGAAGACTTTGAGCGAGAACGCCCCGTCATTTTAGAAGAAATTCGCCGGGCCGACGACAACCCGCGTCGCCGCAACTACGCCCGCACCATGGAGCTGGTGTTTGAGCGTCTACCCTACCACCGGCCGGTGCTAGGGCCAGCAGCGGTGGTGGAGGGGCTAACTGCCCAGCAAATGCGTGAGTTTCATAGCACCTGGTACCAGCCCCAGAGCATGACGGCGATCGCGGTGGGCAACCTACCCGTCGAGACGTTGATTGCAACAGTGGCAGAAGGCTTTGAGCGAGCTATGGCCGAGAGAGCCACGGCGGCAGCAGCCACGCAGTCTAATTCGATGGAGCGGTTTAAGCCGCTATTGCCCGGCGACCTAGAGCCTGCGTTTACCACTGTGCAGCGGGCGGTCCATACCGATGTCTCGCTCACCCAGGCTCGATTGGTGATGGCTTGGCGAGTACCGGGCGTGGCCCAGCTAGACGACACCTACGGGCTCGATATTTTGGCCTCAATTTTGGGGCGAGGGCTAACCTCACGCCTGGTGCGCGACTTGAGAGAAGACCGCAAGTTGGTGACTAGCATCAGCTGCAACAACATGACCCTGGCTCACCAGGGGGCGTTTCTGATCTCGGCGCAGTTGCCGGCTGAGCACTTAGAGGTGGCAGAGGCAGCGATCGCTCAGCACATTGCCACCGTGACCCAGCAACGGGTCAGTTCGACAGAGCTGCGCCGGGTTCAGACCCAGGTGGCTAACCGGTTTATCTTTGCTAACGAAACTCCCAGCGATCGCGCCGGGCTATACGGCTACTACCACACCCTCACGGGCGATATTGCCGACGGCATCAACTACCCGGCCTATATTCAGCAGCTGGGCGTAGACGAGGTACTAGAGGCCGCCCAGAGCCATCTCTCGAGCGAGGCCTACGGGGTTCTCGCGGTGCACCCAGCTTAG
- a CDS encoding lysozyme, translating to MPPPPPPPPPSTGNTINAAGLEIIKGFEGLGLTAYPDPGTGGEPWTIGYGHTSAAGPPQVFPGLTITRAEAEDILKRDLTKYEKAVATAVTRPLTSDQFSALVSFTFNVGAGNLQASTLLKKVNAGDFAGAAEEFGRWVYAGGNVMPGLQRRRRAERALFRSENWRQFL from the coding sequence ATGCCGCCACCGCCGCCACCGCCGCCGCCTTCTACAGGCAACACCATTAACGCTGCCGGGCTAGAGATTATTAAGGGGTTTGAAGGGCTGGGCCTCACAGCCTACCCCGACCCTGGTACTGGGGGAGAGCCTTGGACTATTGGCTATGGCCACACCTCGGCAGCGGGGCCGCCCCAAGTCTTTCCAGGGCTCACCATCACCCGTGCTGAGGCCGAAGATATTCTCAAGCGTGACCTTACTAAATACGAAAAGGCGGTCGCTACTGCCGTCACTCGCCCGCTGACCAGTGACCAGTTTTCGGCCCTGGTGTCGTTTACCTTTAACGTTGGCGCGGGCAACCTTCAGGCGTCGACGTTGCTGAAAAAAGTCAATGCTGGCGATTTCGCGGGAGCAGCTGAGGAGTTTGGTCGCTGGGTCTATGCGGGGGGGAATGTGATGCCCGGTTTACAGCGGCGGCGGCGCGCCGAGCGGGCGCTATTTCGCAGCGAAAACTGGCGACAGTTCCTGTAG